The Arachis hypogaea cultivar Tifrunner chromosome 14, arahy.Tifrunner.gnm2.J5K5, whole genome shotgun sequence DNA window cgaTTTCATCCCTCAGATCCcaatcaattcctaagaaaagactagagttattggaatacaaatcaactagcaaagataacaatcatcaatcacaaggaatttgataactcaagtgtctccaattaatcaattcaagctaagaatgtaaaaagctaaataaaaatcataaatctgaaatacctcaaattgcattaataaaagaaatcaaatctaatatgggaattcataaattaaattgggaaaataaataaaagggacattgaacctggaaattgagaaaaagaaatcctaaatcccaacctaaagagaggagagagcctctctctctctctctctctctaaaaactacatctaaacctaaaattatgaattatgaagaACGTCCCcccgagtctctgcatgttccctgactttaatctgtgtttctgggccaaaaattgggtcaaaacgcggcctgaaatcgcccccagcgttttttgaactttctgcagatcgtgcatgtcacgcgtatgcgtcggttatgcgtacgcgtcactggccAAATTCCctttccacgcgttcgcgtcgtccacgcgttcgcatcattcgtgcagactctaatccacgcgtttgcatcaggcacgcgttcgtgtcgctgcgatttctccatttcgcgcgttcgcgtgagccatgcgctcgcgtcagtgttcgctggtcatctccttagtttattgtgctccttccatttttgcaagcttcctctccattctctaagccattcctgccctatgaagcctgaaacacttaacgcacagatcacggcatcgaatggtataaagaaaaaattaaaatacacaatttaaagctttaggaagcaagttttcaatcatagaataaatccaggaaggagttgtaaaaccatgcaaatcatatgaataagtgggtgaaaagctgataaaaaccactcaaattagcacaagataaaccataaaatagtggtttatcattgacGCAAATGCGGAAGACAGGGTCTTGGAGCAGAATTTTGATGCTGCAACATCACTTAAGGCCCCAATACACCCCTGGATCATGCAAGCAAGCTGAGCCTATCAATTATCACTCATCCAAGGCACAAGAAGGATCTATATTagaaattttaattcaattgtaattttctctttcattttttgtaaacctataTATAGGCAGTAGCGCGATTGGAGAAATCATTCTGGATCGGAGGGGAGTATAGGATCATGCATCCACATCCCCTGACACACACATTTCAtgcacttttctttcttttcttttcttttctattttgctggtagtttaattttagtttgtAATTTCCATTATGAATTTAAAGTTTCTGCTTCTGTTTGaattctaattcttcttcttcaattttctgcattttatttcttctctgttAGAATAGAGCAATGAActaaactaactcttttcattgggttagagagctctactgttatttaatggatcaattgtaaTTTTCATCATGCTTCCTCTGTCTTTTCTCTtggtcttactagaaagctttcgatcttaattcaattgaacAATTGTCTCGACGAAGAAATTGTTCATAATTGGATTTTCTCGAAACCTTGACAGAGGAAAGAGGGaatcatgctagaaattctttctcacattggattaggttggggttggatggatatagtgacatataatcctaccaatactttgatctataaatgtgtgtggtataatcagtgaccaaacttcatctcttcccatgaacaaTTAAACCAAgacattgggaaattgttcaagcttagagagattggtgagccaagacattgggatccaatcacttaagattgccaagaagatcaatgaatgcattgattgaggaagagatgaggatgaacttgatccggagaattgcaatatctcttgatcccaatgtttattttatttttcttcttttactttctgtcatttactttctgcactttacatttatgTCAATTTACTTTTCAGCACTTTactgcttttatttacttttatgcaatttacttttctgctgcttatcactccaaactgaatcgtctaactaggctaatcaattaactattgattGTTTAATCCGTTAATACTCgtgagatcgacctcactctttagtgagttttactacttgatacgactcggtgcacttgccggttagtcatTGCGCGAAAGTCTATTTTTCTTCGCGTATCACCAAACtaggccaccaacgttgccttcTTGCTAGGCCACGTTTATGGCAATGTTGGTGAGCCAAACtaggccaccaacgttgcttcctttTCCACAAGCAACGTTCatagcaacgttggtgagccaattttggccaccaacgttgccttcTCTGCTTTTTCCTTGCACTTCCTCTGCTTCtcctcacctatcatcaaccaaacaaatgcatcaaagccttgccataatcacaaaattttgcatcattcatagcattcaagtaaatcttgcataaatctcatgaaaatatacataattaaccatgtttgattgaatcaagatatgCATGCAATTCTCATCCAaagcttacttattgcctaagaaagtgcatgaaaccaaatgaaaactaatgaaaaaggcttgtgaaactaggctaagatgcctaggcatcaatCATTGCACTTTAAAAACagttttattttacgtatcttattatagcaattctgtaaccctatagtgagaaccagcgaagacgatgttctcactcccctataggtttttccttttcaggatatgggtgGCGAAGTTTTGGAAGAGTGtatttcattttctatttattcgatatttttgtattatcttagttgttattattttccctcgcctttatctttaccaattttgtaagagggataggaatttgtgatatgtatgtttgtaagttattgttatgtatatatataatttttaagtaTTGTATCTAgtctgtatgtatgtatgtatatatatatatatatatatatatatatatatatatatatatatatatatatatatatatatattgttttcaaaaaaaatgtttttgaaggattatgcggttttaagttttaaacaggctcctattttagtattaaatatgtttAGAATCATCGTAATATCCAAGCTATTAGAGTGACGCAGCCAAAAGCGTGACATTCTAATAGTAAGGGTGTTATACTGGGGGAGATGACAAGAGAAATTAGAACTCAAAGagtccccagttaagtgcttgtggtgttcttgtatcaagttaagcttgaagacaaaatacttagagtcacggctaagctcaaggtgcaaagcaccaaagaaaagaaaagaaaaaaagttgtgttcaagaatcaattagagcctaaagaagagaatctatAATATCATCTGAGTTCTAGTTTTgaaggatactaatatttctgagcttcaaaggatagtgagatatTGAAGCTATTCAGAATTAGAGTGTCATTAGCCCCATCTAGTAACTAGACCTGAGCTTAAATTACAACTCAAGTCTCAAACATTTTCTCTTCTTGGTCCTATATTGTTTTgattgcttgaggacaaacaaaaGTTTATGTTTGGcgagtgatgcgtgagcatcttataccctttttcttatcatttttcaatttttttagttaaattttatttaattttactttatttCAGTGCAAAAattctctttggatgctactttgagttgttttggtgtttttatgatttcaggtgaaattcagaGCAATTTGACAGAATTTTGAGCTAAAAAGGAGAAGCTGGTAGCACCCCccgggcgctaaacgcccagccagTGTTTAGCGCCAGCAAGACCTAAAACCAGAAATGTTGCTACCCTCTTTAGGGTGCTAAATTCCCAACCAGCGTTTAGTGCCAGACCAAGCAGTCCGAATTCCCTCCCTTTGGGCTTTTCAAGTGGATTTAacatttattagttatattttattttcttttgtaacTTTTATTTACAAAcgatatcttttagttttaggatttattattttattttattttctgaatcaaattaggttagtataaaaagaaaaagatatcttGTAACTGGGATCTTCTCTCTTCCGCACGGCACACTTTTAGGaagaaccctagttttctctataagtcatgagctactaaacctcctctattaaggttaggagctctgttttttctatggattaagactattgcttttctattttaattactgtactaattcagtttcaaggattgattttgttcttaatcttatgaatttgggtggaacaagagtatgacccttattctacataagttcttgtgattctcgagagagttatctcgcttgaacaacagcttgaaaacaaagtcctcctaaattgctaattacatgaactaattgggatatgtgacatataatcctgttagctttgggtaattaggatttttgtggccataaactagttttgaacttaaccctctaatcggaattaagtgacTACGAGCGTAGCGGTTAATGAAAGTTAGAGAAAACTAAAtcgctaagagattagggtttggTTAATTACAGTTTGTcatggaatgaatcatgcattattaaaatagttggtaagaacttttaatctGGAAAAGTAAATATCttcgaaaccttaactgtttcatctcattgtttttacaccaaaccctttatttgctttctttatgcTTGTGATTATTTCTTTATGCCTTTTCAACCATCAACAACCTTTTTCTATTTACCTAACTAAGCAAATTGGATAACCATTTTTGCTCAGtttgacaatcctcgtgggatcgaccctcactcacctgaggtattacttggatgacccgttgcacttgccggttaaCCTGTGGAAATTCTAAATTTTCGCTCCAGGAAGGCGAAGGGAAGAAGAGGTAATTTAAGTTTGAATTCATTTTTGACTTGTATTTTGTACTGCATCTTCTTCTACAAAATATCTTAATACGATTATGGTATAAACTGTATTGTTACAGTCAGAACTACAAGGGAGGAATATTGGTAGAGGAGAATTATGGACCAAAGTACACAAACAACGTAATGGCTCCTATACATCCCAAAGCTAAGAGGATCGGTGTAAGTACTATGTTTTAATCCTTTATGTTCTTTTTCAttggatttaattatattttacattatGTATCCTTATTTACGTCtgtaaaaaaaattggagagATTGAGCAGCGTGATGAATCCACTAGAATATTGTCTGAAAATGATTCCCTTACCCAAGCTTTTGGAAAAGTGCACGCGGGTAGAGTGCGCGGCATAGATTTCGGACCAACTCCAAGTCAACTCTTCCGTCCGAGTTCGTAGCCACCGGTGGATGGAGCTCAAACAGAGAAGGCCCAAAGGATGCTAGTTGAACTATAGGCAAAGGTGCCGGCCAAAAAATTAAGAAGGAAGGCAGTGGAGGATGAAGTAGCAGTAGAGAAATTGAAAATGAAGGCAGTGGAGGATAATGTAGCAGCAGAGAAGATAAAAAAGTAGGCAATAAAGAATGTTCTAAGTTATCTGATTCAACGGCAAGCTAGCGAGTTGCCACCAGACATCGCTGCATGCATGAATTCTTTAGATAGACATAACGAAAAATAGAAATTAggattatatgttattttatttgaagtatatgttttatttaagttgaCTATGCAGCAcacttaattaataaaatagtttattgatattaatataaatatattagtttgtttccaattaaatttttatgagtttttgtcctcaatttagatttttatagaaaattaataagaattttcaaattaaaaaataatcctaaaaacaaaaattctcagaatatttaaaaaaaaaacagattgaaatatttttatattaaaaaatagcaGCAATAAATAGCGGCAGTTCGTAGACGccactaattattttaaaaaattggcgAGTTTATCATACCGATGATTCGAAACCTCCGctaattaaaatttcaaacaaatcgGCTAATTTTGGAGAGCACGCGGTAGTTCGAAACAACCATAAATCGTATCAACGCAAAATATGTAATTTGTGACGATTAAATTAGCGATTGCTGAGAACCGTTGCAAAACCCAATCCTGACGTCCTTAAAGAAGGCCGTTTTTCAACCGTTGATAGTCTATTTAGCGGCGATTTTAAATCGTCGCAAATCTTAAAAAAACTGCCGCTAATATCCGTTCCCCTTGTCTGCGTAGACTATACCTTGGTTAAGCCAATTGCCATAATCAACATCTAATGCTTTACTTATACAAATAATATCATGTGTTTTcccaaaaaagcaaaaataatgtTGTCCTATAAGTAAGTGTATTATGCgaataaaagtttaaaatactGACAAATTCATtttacaaaagataaaattaacgTCGTACATATAAaggataaataaattattaattttacttataaaaatttaatagatTGACAAATTTATTTATGAATGAAATTAACACACTTGAATATCTTttacacaaattattttttataagtacaattttagtttgataatttattaagaatagattatcatttttttaaacttttataagTAAAAGtattatttacttatattaaaaataagatattctaaataaataatgtaatctCTAACACAccgaaaagataaaataagctaaaaaatcTTGACAAATATTAACAACTAAGGCAACTTGAAAAGTAAAATGTTTCATTCAAATTTTGCTCAGGCTCAAGATGTATCTAATACCATTATTGCAATGTGAATAAATACGAGTAATACATATGAGAACTAACAAAGTATTTTACAATTGGAAAGATGCAAGAATTTTTCTTGATAAGCTAAGAAATCCTGTTAAAAAGTATATACGCATTGAAAGTGAGAATCTAGTCACCATTaagacaaaccaacaaataacTACTGTTGCACCTCTCACAACTTAAACAGTAAACATAGCCACTTAGATACCAAAATTACATGCCtgaacaaaatctaactcatagTCAACATACTTTGTCCAAAGTGGCTTGAATTGTGTCATGGCAATGTCAAGCCATGGCTTCATGTTACCATTGAAGTGAACCACTGCTGCATTGTTAATCTCTTCCATGCTAATACTTGGGTTATACCCAAGTCCTAAAACATGCCATGACTTATCCAGCGGCTTTGTCGTTGAGTAATACGTGATTAGACCAGGAGGCAATGTCCCGAGTTTCCAGAGTGTCCGGTTCTCATTCTGCAGTAGTAAGAGAACTGGATATGTTGAACTCATAATGATGCGAAATGAAATAACTTGATGTATTATGAGACCGTATCATATATGCGCAGTGGTATACAGACACGCTACACTTCGAAAATGCATCCTCTTTCTAGAATCACTGATAGTATGGCATGACGATGTGTGATGTGCGAATTAATATCACTTAGAACTTAACAACATCGTCAAGTATGACGAAAACTTTTATGACTGAATATCCATCCCAGTCTTATGATAATGTTTTTTGAAGGAGTACGAAGCCTTCTATGCAAAAAACAAAAAggatattatttttgtttcttgaTATTTAACTTTGTAAAATTGGGTAACTCTTTTATTAAAGATCTTTTTTCACAACATACTTATATAACAcgttaattactaatatattttttatttaatttttataagtaaaaataatttaaaaattactaatacTTTTTAGTTTGACATAGTAAAATTAGCTAATgtatttgaaaaatttaataaaaaaataaaataaaataaaataattagacgGCTTTGACAATTTTCCTTAAAAGACAACGAGAGTCTTAAAAAAAAGGAATTTGTCAATCTTAATTGGTTCTTAATGGataaatcaaaaatttttttttgtgactaggaTAAATTAACAGTTTAATATGGCATGTAAGCTTATTCTATTAATATAGAGAGAAAATATTGACAGATAAACTAATCATTCTAAAAAAAGATCAGAAGTAAAAAAAAGGTATTTTCTTTTGTTGAGGATCTCGTTGTTTTTTGAGGTTATTATCAGCGGCCGTTTAAAATTTGTCTTCTCAAATATTATATTaagagtatatacccattttggtcctcaaagaattttagACTGGATACTTTAGtccctaactaaaattaattactcgattggtctctaacaattaattccgtcagtcacttaggtcctttactctggtaactctaacggaggacaaaatagtccctaacaactctaacaggggacaaaatagtccctgatcTTCTATGTTCGGAAACGACACTGTTCTCCcccaatttccatcatatctcgcataacactagcagtctaacactgtaacttcaaactacacaatgcacactctataaatttaatgttcacaagaaaaaaatcctcaacttgttctcaaccaattcatactcagaaaaCTAATGTCCATGTCTCTCAACTAGTTATCATCTTCGATGGGtcccatgaatctagacagcaagtctgatttgttaagaccCGTCATTGTCGTtgccatctccctcttcctctgcCCTATTatctccatgaccacattgtccaccactccgatcacttccttcagcttcttctccgaaccaatgttcaataatcgcttcagtttccatatgagcggcaacgacgacattgctcgttgtactgatagcttggatgcgaggtcaaagctgtctgccaacttggactctggaaaagaaggaatgaagcactcggtgtctatttcaaatgagaatttgcatatgatgtcgaaggagaatcttcttatgatgtcctaatgtccaacaatctatattgcttgtcggagagtggagaaaggcgtgcccttggagtagttgtggaacttggtccTGAGGATGTCGTGGACGTGTCGGAGTTGGAGGTTATGTTATCGAAGACGTGGAAGTGGATGCTTTTGGTGGGTGAAGTGTAgagatttaggaagtgtgtggtccatgacatgttgaggtaggtgcgatACGTGTGACAATTATACCATAGCTTAATCTTGTAGCTAAAGAGAaggaaggaaaagatggaaaagaagactgtgaaggtgaagaaggagagtatgaatgttagggttatgcgagatatgataaaaattggggaagaacagTGTCGTTTTTGAATAAAGGGGTCAGGAAtcattttgtcccttgttagagttgtcagggaccattttgtcccctatcagagttgtcagggactattttgtcatccgttagagttaacggagtaaaggacctaagtgactgacggaattaattgttagggaccaatcgagtaattaagtttagttggggactaaagtgtccaatttaaaattctttgaggaccaaaatgggtatatactcttatattaatttaacaaaaatcctATGGGGTCATCATATGTTCTAGTGCTTTTAAGTTGTTTGTAAATGTTAAACAAGAGCATCAAGGTTGCAAAATAATTGTAGGTAAGTTAACAGattagcttcaaagtcttaccagaTTCTGCCAATAATGATATTCTTCTGTGCATTTTTCCCTTCTCCATGCGtctaaatcaaagaaattcattCCATAAGCCCAAGCACAAGCTTTTGGATTAAATTTTGCTTTGATCAAGGGATGCGAGAAATTCATGTACTGAGCATATCTATGGAATGATCCAAAGCATGTTTCTACAGCTCCATTCACTTTGCCATCCATATCAATTTTCCATAACCCAGTGAGGTCCTTTTGAACAACTATATCATCATCCAAAAATAAAATTCTGTGAAGCTTCGGATACATTTCTGGTAAGTAGAATCTCAAATGATTCAAGATTGATAAATATTTGGGATTCCTAAACTTCATATTTGTGGTGTCCTTTGTAGCATTCTCAAGCTTGTTCTCAAAGTAAAATCTTTGAAGGTTAGCAGACTCCAATTGCCGAAGGACTGGAACATATGAAGAATTCAGGAATTTGTAATCCTCAACTGCCTTTACCTCAACATGTGCACCATTATAATCCTTCAGCTTAAACATCACTTGCATCGCTCCAAGATTCATCTTATCAGTTACAACATGAAACACATGCTTCCAGGGTTCCTTTGCATTTTTGGTTGCTGAATTTACCACAACAGATGCCGCAACAACATTATCAGAGAATATGGCATAATGGTACAGATTAGGATCTTCAACTTTTGGTGGTGTTAGCTTCCCTTCATCGGAGTACTTTTCAGGATGAGCGATCCGCTCTTCCATCAACCTCATTGTGAGACAATGCAAGCTCTTTGGAATTGACTTCGCAGCGATCAAGCTCGAGAAGGCACCTTGCTTCTTCGCCTTTGTTAATTGTTCATTCACAGCAAAAATTGTATCCTTCAACTTCTGAATCTTGAGCTGGATAACAAACGACTCCTTCGCTTCGCCAATCACCTGACGTGTGGTTTTGATACGTTCCTTCACTTCTTTCTCAAACTGCCGAACAACTGATTCCTCCACAAGGACTGCGTCATTACTTAGAAGAGCTCTATACTGAGGTTCGCTTATTAAATCTGTCAAGTTTCGTGACAATTCTGCAAAAATCCTGACAAGTTTTGAGTTCTCCAGCTTGAGCTTTCTTGCATAAGATGCATAAACCAGAGCCAGAGACCGATGATCATCAGCTTGCTTACGGATCTGATCCAAGCGAGGCTTGAGTGGATCATTTTTGAGAGCCAAAATGGACCTTCTAATTGAATCAAATTCGTTTGTGACGACACCATCAAAATTCTAGTTCACAATCACAACGCAAACTCATCAATCTAACTTCATCGACTCTCCATAGTTGCCTAGAAAACTTAgaaagaaaactttaaaaaattaaaaaacttcttTCACAAATATAATATTTCTAAGTGGGTTTGGATTAGtttatttataaaaaacaaaatatttttgttaagttttagaCGTAGATATtggtttggattgatttttttgaataaaaggaaaatgttagagttatattaaaatttattgtttttggtcattggttaattattaatgtttaaaagGATAAAATAAAGTATATTATTAGATTACTAGATTAAAGATATTATGTTAAAGAAATTGAGTTAATAgttaaataatgataaaaaataataaattttgatgaatttttaatattttttaatttttaaaagtaacatatttttatttaattttaaacttatcgaaaaatatcttctaaaaaattatttttattaaaaaaattatttctaaaaattaacaatactttattttaaaaaaaaaataaaaataaaatattcttaataatgatttttttttaattttattcaaatgcAAAATAGTTTTAtctattaaaaagatatttttttaaagttaatataaatTAACTTTGAATAGATAGCACAAAAAGAAAAGCTACATTTATTTGTTGAGAATGTTAACATTCATCAAACTTATCACCATAGTACAAGAACATATTAGCATAGTACCGTCATCAAAACAGTTGCCTATCTCATTagtaaattaataataacaaaaatgccAAAATACTCCTCAAATTCAAAACGAACAAAAACACTCCGAAAGAATATAAAGGAGGCAAAATAacgaaaaattttcttttataaataacATATTGTTTTTATATTCGGAAAATAATTTGTCTATTTTGGTCAGAATTTTTGTGAGAATAGATAACTATTTAGCAAATGAATACCAAAaagaaattaatatttaatcGTTTCTTCGTTTCCCATAAAAAATTGATTATGTAAACAAATTTGATTATTATTCTATTACAAGTTTGATTATTCTACTATATTAAGTTTGATTATATTGATAGTTGATCATTTagttaaaagaatatatatataaatatgcatAATAAAATGTCACGCCATcgaattagttattatatatctatgtaaatttatatatattttcacacatctttttaattaaataattaattattaaaatagttaaatttgtCATAATAAGATACTCAAACCAATAACAGATAAATAATCAAACTTATATAcagaaatataatataaatttttatgagatatcaaatatatattttaatacgtGATAATTAATTTTGTTGTATATATAATtctatgtataaatatatttaaatatataataattaatttaaagacctatttttaatgtataactaatatttttccttcaaactatatacaatattttattattttcatcacattttaaaatattttcgttatttgatattttaagatatttttatctttcagaatattttttagcagacatttttaatgatttaataaaaataataataataataataataataataataataataataattaattattctgttagtctttataatttaattaaatttataattaaatttttatatttttaattaaatttttatattattttttattttgtaattaggtcattgtcagtataaaaaatattagaatgtataaaatatttttttacaaattaaaaatatttataataaaaaaatttagttaaatctttgatcacatattttttaaaaagaatattctattaattttaatatttttgatatgaACAAGATTTATCGtaagaatttaatttaaaaaatataaaaatttaattataaatttaataaaattataaagactaataaaataattaaacttaata harbors:
- the LOC112742088 gene encoding galacturonosyltransferase 8-like; amino-acid sequence: MVKPRFQLPLIRIFSFKFTLLLSAITITFCTLFTFCFLFTAIVYSSNQRQHSNFDGVVTNEFDSIRRSILALKNDPLKPRLDQIRKQADDHRSLALVYASYARKLKLENSKLVRIFAELSRNLTDLISEPQYRALLSNDAVLVEESVVRQFEKEVKERIKTTRQVIGEAKESFVIQLKIQKLKDTIFAVNEQLTKAKKQGAFSSLIAAKSIPKSLHCLTMRLMEERIAHPEKYSDEGKLTPPKVEDPNLYHYAIFSDNVVAASVVVNSATKNAKEPWKHVFHVVTDKMNLGAMQVMFKLKDYNGAHVEVKAVEDYKFLNSSYVPVLRQLESANLQRFYFENKLENATKDTTNMKFRNPKYLSILNHLRFYLPEMYPKLHRILFLDDDIVVQKDLTGLWKIDMDGKVNGAVETCFGSFHRYAQYMNFSHPLIKAKFNPKACAWAYGMNFFDLDAWRREKCTEEYHYWQNLNENRTLWKLGTLPPGLITYYSTTKPLDKSWHVLGLGYNPSISMEEINNAAVVHFNGNMKPWLDIAMTQFKPLWTKYVDYELDFVQACNFGI